A genomic window from Gossypium hirsutum isolate 1008001.06 chromosome D10, Gossypium_hirsutum_v2.1, whole genome shotgun sequence includes:
- the LOC121222117 gene encoding TMV resistance protein N-like: protein MAASSSTSCPQRDTCLNFITHLLQTLKHTIKNIFFHEQDLEDAEQLSQALPQTVVSSYSSRQLKHQVFLSFRGEDTRLNFTAHLLKALKDTGLNVFFDEEKLEKGEQLSSALSQAIAASNLSIIVLSVDYASSKSCLVEVSDIMDRKDTQGHIVLPIFYHVDPSNVRNIGGSFKTSFEDHELKRPIDEVKRWKAAFVEVGKLKGWHIIGGKFDRPETEYIKDIVEYVIKS, encoded by the exons ATGGCTGCTTCTTCTTCCACTTCTTGTCCTCAAAGAGACACGTGCCTTAACTTCATCACTCATTTACTCCAAACTTTGAAACACACAATAAAGAATATCTTCTTCCATGAACAAGATCTAGAAGACGCGGAGCAACTTTCTCAAGCACTTCCTCAAACAGTTGTTTCTTCTTACTCTTCTCGTCAACTGAAGCATCAAGTTTTCTTGAGCTTTAGAGGTGAAGACACACGTCTTAACTTCACGGCTCATCTACTCAAAGCTTTGAAAGACACGGGACTGAATGTCTTCTTCGATGAAGAAAAACTAGAAAAGGGGGAGCAACTTTCATCAGCACTTTCTCAAGCAATTGCAGCTTCAAATCTCTCAATCATCGTTTTGTCCGTAGATTATGCTTCATCAAAATCATGCTTGGTAGAAGTTTCTGACATCATGGACCGCAAGGACACTCAAGGACATATTGTTCTTCCCATCTTTTACCATGTTGATCCTTCCAATGTGCGAAATATTGGTGGGAGTTTTAAGACATCCTTTGAAGACCATGAATTAAAGAGGCCAATTGATGAAGTGAAGCGATGGAAAGCTGCTTTTGTTGAAGTCGGTAAATTAAAAGGTTGGCACATAATAGGAGGCAAATTCGACAG ACCTGAAACCGAGTACATCAAGGATATTGTTGAATATGTTATAAAAAGTTAA
- the LOC107939500 gene encoding probable LRR receptor-like serine/threonine-protein kinase At3g47570 isoform X1, with the protein MSYQPLAPLLHVCEQVNCFCFFLLCSLSCSFSFCCCHCSNNNKLCGGIPELHLSRCNSKTSSTTSVKLKIAIIVVMLGVALVFTCPLVLWFTKKRQQHPRTICEENWLLQLSYQSILRATNGFSTQNLVGAGSFGSVYKGILEESGEVIAVKVFHLLHSGASRSFLAECEALKNIRHRNLVKVLSAISGIDRKGNDFKALAYEFMENGSLEDWLYPSTSMNEPETMRNLNFIQRVNVAVDVAHALEYLHHRCETPIIHCDLKPSNILLDEEMVGHISDFGLAKILSGDELNYSANESSSLGLRGTIGYAPPEYGMGSELSTNGVVYSYGILLLAMLTGKRPTNERFKEGLSLHNFVKAALPNRVVEIIDPILLQESVRGGTVAGITLNENNLGNDEYLQCLNSIFKIGLTCSAESPSERMDMSDVVTKLCSIKDKLLRPTRLYRGIRTAYDAKPTVAGI; encoded by the exons ATGAGCTATCAACCATTAGCTCCCTTGCTGcacgtttgtgagcaagtaaattgtttttgtttcttcctccTTTGTTCTTtgtcttgttctttttctttttgctgctgccattgttccaacaacAATAAGCTTTGTGGAGGCATCCCTGAGTTACACTTATCAAGATGCAACTCAAAAACATCATCAACCACTTCTGTGAAATTAAAAATTGCAATCATTGTTGTGATGTTAGGAGTGGCTTTGGTTTTCACTTGTCCCCTTGTCTTGTGGTTTACAAAGAAGAGACAGCAGCATCCAAGAACAATATGTGAAGAAAATTGGCTTTTACAATTATCATACCAAAGCATCCTAAGGGCTACTAACGGATTCTCCACACAAAATTTGGTTGGTGCGGGAAGTTTCGGTTCCGTATACAAAGGAATTCTTGAGGAGAGTGGAGAAGTTATTGCAGTAAAGGTGTTTCATCTTCTGCATAGTGGAGCTTCTAGGAGTTTTTTGGCTGAATGCGAGGCTTTGAAGAACATTCGACATCGAAATCTCGTCAAGGTTTTATCAGCCATTTCAGGTATTGATCGTAAAGGCAATGATTTTAAAGCCTTGGCTTATGAGTTCATGGAAAATGGAAGCTTGGAGGACTGGTTGTATCCCTCTACCAGCATGAATGAACCAGAGACGATGAGAAACCTAAACTTCATTCAAAGAGTTAATGTGGCCGTAGATGTTGCTCATGCACTGGAATATCTGCACCATCGTTGTGAGACGCCGATCATTCATTGTGACCTCAAGCCAAGCAATATTCTACTCGATGAAGAAATGGTTGGCCATATCAGTGACTTCGGCTTAGCAAAAATCCTTTCTGGAGATGAGCTTAACTATTCTGCTAATGAATCGAGCTCCCTTGGATTAAGAGGAACCATCGGCTATGCCCCACCTG AATATGGCATGGGAAGCGAGTTGTCAACAAACGGCGTTGTATATAGCTATGGCATCCTCTTGTTAGCGATGTTAACAGGGAAAAGGCCAACGAATGAAAGGTTCAAAGAAGGTTTAAGTCTTCACAACTTTGTCAAAGCTGCTTTGCCCAATCGAGTGGTTGAGATTATAGATCCCATTCTTCTTCAAGAGAGTGTCAGAGGAGGAACAGTAGCCGGCATCACTCTTAATGAAAATAACCTGGGAAATGACGAATATCTTCAATGCTTGAATTCGATATTCAAAATAGGACTCACTTGTTCTGCTGAATCACCGAGTGAGCGGATGGACATGAGTGATGTTGTTACCAAGCTTTGTTCTATTAAAGACAAGCTTCTCCGTCCAACTCGATTATATCGTGGGATTAGAACTGCATATGATGCTAAACCAACAG TTGCAGGTATCTAA
- the LOC107939500 gene encoding probable LRR receptor-like serine/threonine-protein kinase At3g47570 isoform X2 codes for MSYQPLAPLLHVCEQVNCFCFFLLCSLSCSFSFCCCHCSNNNKLCGGIPELHLSRCNSKTSSTTSVKLKIAIIVVMLGVALVFTCPLVLWFTKKRQQHPRTICEENWLLQLSYQSILRATNGFSTQNLVGAGSFGSVYKGILEESGEVIAVKVFHLLHSGASRSFLAECEALKNIRHRNLVKVLSAISGIDRKGNDFKALAYEFMENGSLEDWLYPSTSMNEPETMRNLNFIQRVNVAVDVAHALEYLHHRCETPIIHCDLKPSNILLDEEMVGHISDFGLAKILSGDELNYSANESSSLGLRGTIGYAPPEYGMGSELSTNGVVYSYGILLLAMLTGKRPTNERFKEGLSLHNFVKAALPNRVVEIIDPILLQESVRGGTVAGITLNENNLGNDEYLQCLNSIFKIGLTCSAESPSERMDMSDVVTKLCSIKDKLLRPTRLYRGIRTAYDAKPTGI; via the exons ATGAGCTATCAACCATTAGCTCCCTTGCTGcacgtttgtgagcaagtaaattgtttttgtttcttcctccTTTGTTCTTtgtcttgttctttttctttttgctgctgccattgttccaacaacAATAAGCTTTGTGGAGGCATCCCTGAGTTACACTTATCAAGATGCAACTCAAAAACATCATCAACCACTTCTGTGAAATTAAAAATTGCAATCATTGTTGTGATGTTAGGAGTGGCTTTGGTTTTCACTTGTCCCCTTGTCTTGTGGTTTACAAAGAAGAGACAGCAGCATCCAAGAACAATATGTGAAGAAAATTGGCTTTTACAATTATCATACCAAAGCATCCTAAGGGCTACTAACGGATTCTCCACACAAAATTTGGTTGGTGCGGGAAGTTTCGGTTCCGTATACAAAGGAATTCTTGAGGAGAGTGGAGAAGTTATTGCAGTAAAGGTGTTTCATCTTCTGCATAGTGGAGCTTCTAGGAGTTTTTTGGCTGAATGCGAGGCTTTGAAGAACATTCGACATCGAAATCTCGTCAAGGTTTTATCAGCCATTTCAGGTATTGATCGTAAAGGCAATGATTTTAAAGCCTTGGCTTATGAGTTCATGGAAAATGGAAGCTTGGAGGACTGGTTGTATCCCTCTACCAGCATGAATGAACCAGAGACGATGAGAAACCTAAACTTCATTCAAAGAGTTAATGTGGCCGTAGATGTTGCTCATGCACTGGAATATCTGCACCATCGTTGTGAGACGCCGATCATTCATTGTGACCTCAAGCCAAGCAATATTCTACTCGATGAAGAAATGGTTGGCCATATCAGTGACTTCGGCTTAGCAAAAATCCTTTCTGGAGATGAGCTTAACTATTCTGCTAATGAATCGAGCTCCCTTGGATTAAGAGGAACCATCGGCTATGCCCCACCTG AATATGGCATGGGAAGCGAGTTGTCAACAAACGGCGTTGTATATAGCTATGGCATCCTCTTGTTAGCGATGTTAACAGGGAAAAGGCCAACGAATGAAAGGTTCAAAGAAGGTTTAAGTCTTCACAACTTTGTCAAAGCTGCTTTGCCCAATCGAGTGGTTGAGATTATAGATCCCATTCTTCTTCAAGAGAGTGTCAGAGGAGGAACAGTAGCCGGCATCACTCTTAATGAAAATAACCTGGGAAATGACGAATATCTTCAATGCTTGAATTCGATATTCAAAATAGGACTCACTTGTTCTGCTGAATCACCGAGTGAGCGGATGGACATGAGTGATGTTGTTACCAAGCTTTGTTCTATTAAAGACAAGCTTCTCCGTCCAACTCGATTATATCGTGGGATTAGAACTGCATATGATGCTAAACCAACAG GTATCTAA
- the LOC107939501 gene encoding probable LRR receptor-like serine/threonine-protein kinase At3g47570 — MESWNISIHFCQWHGVTCGRKHQRVTKLDLQFLKLSGSLSPYIGNLSFLRGLNLADNSFYNQIPQEIGRLRRLETLQLTNNSIRGEIPSNLSACSKLTLVDMRSNQLAGEIPASLGLLSNLKFLNFANNSLKGSIPPLFGNLSSLEVLSLAINALSGTILEALGQLTNLSFFSIYGNAISGNFPMSIFNLSKIRSFDIGANKIQGTLHSDLGITMPSIEFFSIAGNQISGQIPISISNASNLNVLLFNDNRLSGNVPSLEKLDKLVNLGLGKNHFGHVKEGDLKFLCSLVNATKLKFLYIGTSNFGGELPKCISNFSTTLLNLVIEQNKIMGRIPNGIGNLINLEVLSVLENQLSGPIPFEIGRLQKLNIFFAYTNFLSGTITNSIGNLTMLIKLALNENNLQGSIPISLGNCQNLLLLDLSNNNLSGSIPYEVLRLQSLSIWLDLSSNYLTGELPGEVEKLKNLGRFYCSQNRLSGLLPRNLGSCVSLETLSLDNNLFEGPIPSSWSSLRGLVQLDLSDNNLSGGIPEFFVTFGALKYLNLSFNDFDGVIPSEGVFKNASATFVEGNNC; from the coding sequence ATGGAGTCTTGGAATATTTCTATTCACTTTTGTCAATGGCATGGTGTTACTTGTGGTCGCAAGCATCAGAGAGTCACTAAATTGGACCTGCAATTCCTGAAACTCTCGGGATCTTTATCACCATACATTGGCAATTTGAGCTTTCTTAGGGGGTTGAATCTTGCAGACAATAGCTTCTACAACCAGATTCCTCAAGAAATTGGTCGTTTAAGAAGGCTGGAAACATTACAATTGACCAATAACTCCATCAGAGGTGAAATTCCTTCTAATTTATCTGCTTGTTCTAAGCTTACACTGGTTGATATGAGAAGTAACCAGCTAGCAGGAGAAATACCAGCTTCGCTAGGTCTCTTATcaaacctaaaattcttgaattttgcCAACAACAGTTTGAAAGGGAGTATTCCACCTTTGTTTGGGAACTTGTCATCTTTGGAGGTGCTTTCTTTAGCGATTAATGCATTAAGTGGGACTATACTAGAAGCTCTTGGACAACTGACAAATCTTTCATTTTTCTCGATATACGGAAATGCAATTTCTGGTAATTTTCCTATGTCAATATTCAATCTCTCCAAAATTAGAAGCTTTGATATTGGTGCAAACAAGATTCAAGGCACTCTTCATTCTGACTTAGGAATCACTATGCCATCTATTGAGTTCTTTTCTATCGCGGGGAACCAAATCTCTGGACAAATCCCGATTTCAATATCCAATGCCTCAAATCTGAACGTACTTTTATTTAATGATAACAGACTAAGTGGAAATGTGCCTTCGTTAGAGAAGTTGGATAAGCTAGTTAATCTTGGACTAGGCAAAAACCATTTTGGGCATGTGAAAGAAGGTGACTTGAAGTTTCTCTGCAGTTTAGTCAATGCtaccaaattaaaatttctatataTAGGCACGAGTAATTTTGGAGGGGAATTACCTAAATGCATTAGCAATTTTTCTACCACCCTTTTAAATTTAGTAATTGAACAGAACAAAATAATGGGAAGAATCCCGAATGGGATTGGAAATCTCATTAATTTGGAGGTGCTATCGGTATTAGAAAATCAACTATCAGGTCCCATTCCCTTTGAAATTGGGAGGCTTCAGAAGCTGAATATATTTTTTGCTTATACTAATTTTCTCTCTGGGACTATTACTAATTCTATTGgaaatttaacaatgttaatcAAACTTGCTTTAAATGAAAACAATCTTCAAGGAAGCATTCCTATTAGTCTAGGTAATTGCCAAAATTTGCTTTTATTGGACCTTTCTAATAACAATCTTAGTGGATCAATACCCTATGAAGTACTTCGACTCCAATCTTTGTCCATTTGGCTTGACTTATCTTCAAATTATTTGACTGGTGAGCTTCCTGGTGAAGTAGAAAAACTGAAAAATCTAGGTCGATTCTATTGTTCCCAAAATAGGTTATCTGGTTTGCTCCCTAGAAACCTTGGTAGTTGTGTAAGTCTAGAGACGTTGTCCTTGGATAACAATTTATTTGAAGGGCCCATTCCTTCATCTTGGAGTTCATTGAGAGGCCTTGTGCAATTAGATCTGTCAGATAATAATCTTTCAGGTGGGATTCCAGAATTTTTTGTGACCTTTGGggcattaaaatatttaaatctcTCTTTCAATGATTTTGATGGAGTGATACCAAGTGAAGGAGTTTTTAAGAATGCCAGTGCTACTTTTGTTGAGGGAAACAATTGTTga
- the LOC107939513 gene encoding probable LRR receptor-like serine/threonine-protein kinase At3g47570, which produces MEPSKKHFQASSSFVLVILLSFFNLQRLNLLSLATASPVVRGNDTDQQALLQCKAKITGDQLNIMESWNSSIHFCQWIGVTCGRKHQRVTKLKLRFLKLSGSLSPYIGNLSFLRELDLAANSFHNQIPQEIGGLRRLETLDLSNNSISGEIPSNLSACSKLIFVDMTNNQLTGEIPALLGLLSNLKVLGFFNNSLRGNIPPSLGNLSSLERLGLTYNALSGIIPESFGRLRNLSFFAIFGNAISGTVPVPMFNLSNIRIFDIGANKIEGTLHSDLEINMPHVEYFSVGDNQISGQIPLSISNAPNLDVLQFYDNMLDGNVPSLEKLDNLFRLELGGNHLGHGREGDLNFLCTLVNNTKLGFLSLTENNFGGEFPKCISNFSSTLQGLSMSWNNILGKIPDEIGNLINLEVLDLAKNQLLGPIPFDIGRLWKLNIFYAHSNYLFGTIPHSIGNLTELTELVLYFNNLQGSIPLGQGNCKNLILLDLSHNNLSGPIPPEILGLSSLSILLSLSSNSLTGKLPVEVEKLKNLGQLDVSHNRLSGLLPNNLGSCVSLVELYLEGNLFEGPIPPYLSSLRGLEAFDASNNNLSGGIPEFLVRFGTLKYLNLSFNNFEGVVPSEGVFKNTSAIFVEGNNKLCGGIPELHLSRCNSKASSKTSLKLKITIIVVISGVTLVFSILLIIWFRKKKEKKPTTTHAENSLLQLSYQSILRATDGFSPQNLVGLGSFGSVYKGILEANGAVIAVKVLNLLNHRASRSFLVECEALKSIRHRNLVKVLTAISGIDYQGNDFKALVYEFMENGSLEDWLHSSVGMNEPETMRNLSFIQRVNVAVDVAHALEYLHHRCETPIIHCDLKPSNILLDEEMVGHISDFGLAKILSGDELNYSANESSSLGLRGTIGYAPPGTFTFFISFII; this is translated from the coding sequence ATGGAGCCATCAAAAAAGCATTTTCAAGCGTCCAGCTCTTTTGTCCTTGTGATTCTTCTCTCATTCTTCAACTTGCAGCGTCTTAACTTGCTTAGTTTAGCAACAGCAAGCCCTGTAGTTAGAGGAAATGACACTGATCAACAAGCTTTACTCCAGTGCAAAGCCAAGATAACTGGTGATCAACTCAACATTATGGAGTCCTGGAATAGCTCCATTCACTTCTGTCAATGGATCGGTGTTACATGCGGCCGCAAGCATCAAAGAGTCACCAAGTTGAAACTTCGATTCCTCAAACTCTCTGGATCATTGTCACCCTACATTGGAAATTTGAGCTTCCTCAGGGAGTTGGATCTTGCGGCCAACAGCTTCCACAACCAAATTCCTCAAGAAATCGGTGGTTTAAGAAGACTGGAAACATTAGACCTCTCCAATAACTCCATCAGTGGTGAAATTCCGTCCAATTTATCTGCTTGTTCTAAGCTTATATTTGTTGATATGACAAACAACCAGCTAACGGGAGAAATACCTGCTTTGCTGGGTCTCTTGTCAAACCTAAAAGTATTGGGTTTTTTCAACAATAGTTTGAGAGGGAATATCCCACCTTCACTGGGGAACTTGTCATCGCTGGAGAGACTTGGTTTAACGTATAATGCATTAAGTGGGATTATACCTGAATCTTTTGGACGACTGAGAAACCTTTCATTTTTCGCCATATTCGGAAATGCGATTTCTGGTACTGTTCCTGTCCCAATGTTCAATCTCTCCAATATTAGAATTTTTGATATTGGTGCAAACAAGATTGAAGGTACTCTTCATTCTGATTTAGAAATCAATATGCCTCATGTTGAGTACTTTTCTGTAGGGGATAACCAAATCTCTGGGCAAATTCCACTTTCAATATCCAATGCCCCGAATTTGGATGTTCTTCAATTTTATGATAACATGCTCGATGGAAATGTACCTTCATTAGAAAAGTTGGATAACTTGTTTAGGCTTGAACTAGGAGGAAACCATTTGGGACATGGGAGAGAAGGTGACTTGAACTTTCTTTGCACTTTAGTCAACAATACAAAACTAGGATTTCTATCTTTAACCGAAAATAATTTTGGAGGGGAATTTCCAAAATGCATTAGCAATTTTTCTAGCACACTTCAGGGTTTATCGATGAGTTGGAACAACATTTTGGGAAAAATCCCGGATGAGATTGGAAATCTCATCAATTTGGAGGTGCTAGACTTAGCAAAAAATCAACTATTAGGACCCATTCCCTTTGATATTGGGAGGCTTTGGAAGCTAAATATATTTTACGCTCACAGTAATTATCTCTTTGGCACTATTCCCCACTCCATTGGAAATTTAACAGAGTTAACCGAACTCGTTTTATATTTTAACAATCTTCAGGGCAGCATTCCTTTAGGTCAAGGTAATTGCAAAAATTTGATTCTACTGGATCTTTCTCATAATAATCTTAGTGGGCCAATACCCCCCGAAATACTAGGACTATCATCCTTGTCCATTTTACTAAGCCTATCGTCAAACTCTTTGACTGGTAAGCTTCCTGTTGAAGTAGAAAAACTGAAAAATCTAGGCCAACTGGATGTTTCTCACAACAGGTTATCTGGTTTGCTTCCAAACAACCTTGGGAGTTGTGTAAGTCTGGTCGAGCTGTATTTGGAGGGCAATTTGTTTGAAGGGCCAATTCCTCCATATTTGAGTTCATTGAGGGGGCTTGAGGCATTCGATGCATCCAACAATAATCTTTCTGGTGGGATTCCAGAATTTCTTGTGAGGTTTGGGACATTAAAGTACTTAAATCTCTCTTTCAACAATTTTGAAGGAGTGGTACCAAGTGAAGGAGTGTTCAAGAATACAAGTGCTATATTTGTTGAGGGAAATAATAAGCTTTGCGGAGGCATCCCTGAGTTACACTTGTCAAGATGTAACTCCAAAGCATCATCAAAAACTTCCCTTAAATTGAAGATCACAATAATTGTTGTGATTTCAGGAGTGACTTTAGTATTCTCTATTCTGCTCATAATTTGgtttagaaagaaaaaagagaagaagccAACGACAACTCACGCAGAAAATTCCCTTCTACAGTTATCATACCAAAGCATCCTAAGGGCTACAGACGGATTCTCCCCTCAGAATTTGGTTGGTTTGGGAAGTTTCGGATCTGTGTACAAAGGAATTCTTGAAGCGAATGGAGCAGTTATTGCAGTAAAGGTGCTTAATCTTCTGAATCATCGAGCTTCCAGGAGTTTCTTGGTTGAATGCGAGGCTTTGAAGAGCATTCGACATCGTAATCTTGTCAAGGTATTAACAGCCATTTCAGGTATCGATTATCAAGGCAATGATTTTAAAGCATTGGTTTATGAGTTCATGGAAAATGGAAGCTTGGAGGATTGGCTACATTCATCTGTTGGCATGAATGAACCAGAGACGATGAGAAACCTAAGCTTCATTCAAAGAGTTAATGTGGCCGTAGATGTTGCTCATGCACTGGAATATCTGCACCATCGTTGTGAGACGCCGATCATTCATTGTGACCTCAAGCCAAGCAATATTCTACTCGATGAAGAAATGGTTGGCCATATCAGTGACTTCGGCTTAGCAAAAATCCTTTCTGGAGATGAGCTTAACTATTCTGCTAATGAATCGAGCTCCCTTGGATTAAGAGGAACTATCGGCTATGCTCCACCTGGTACGTTcacttttttcatttctttcattatttaa